A genomic window from Silene latifolia isolate original U9 population chromosome Y, ASM4854445v1, whole genome shotgun sequence includes:
- the LOC141631060 gene encoding uncharacterized protein LOC141631060, with protein MGLGENELVKDNVFIPSGELVSCSKLYRDVSMVVGEIDLPVNLLEFPMDRFEVIVRMDWLGKHDAKIDCRQKRVSLKGPKGVKVSYREFIVKPKVKLIVVMTLKSCLRKKCPIIISHVRDMCVEEPSATDKPVVGEFGDVFPDEIPGLPTKKDIDFSVELKPRTGPISKALYRMGPKVLEKLKKQLDELLDKGYI; from the coding sequence ATGGGTTTGGGAGAAAATGAGCTGGTGAAAgataatgtgtttataccttcaggggagtTAGTGTCATGTTCTAAGTTGTATAGGGATGTGTCCATGGTGGTGGGGGAAAtagacttaccggtcaacttgttagagtttcctatggatagGTTTGAGGTTATCGTCAGGATGGACTGGTTGGGAAAGcatgatgctaagatagattgtcgacAAAAAAGGGTGTCTTTAAAGGGACCTAAGGGAGTCAAGGTATCATATAGGGAGTTCATAGTAAAACCTAAGGTGAAGTTGATCGTggtaatgactttaaagtcatgtctGAGGAAGAAGTGCCCAATAATCATTTCCCATGTGAGGGATATGTGCGTGGAGGAGCCGTCAGCAACTGACAAACCAGTGGTTGGGGAGTTTGgtgatgtttttccagatgagataccggggttacctaCTAAAAAGGACATCGACTTTAGTGTTGAGCTTAAACCGAGGACGGGACCAATATCTAAAGCACTGTACCGGATGGGACCTAAAGTGTTAGAGAAGTTGAAGAAGCAGCTggatgagttgttagacaaggggtacatttga